A DNA window from Leptolyngbya subtilissima AS-A7 contains the following coding sequences:
- the phnK gene encoding phosphonate C-P lyase system protein PhnK, giving the protein MQPLLTIDNLSKTYNSICACDRISFDLYPGQVLGIIGESGSGKSTLLNAIAGHISVDAGEIVYCDRSGQPINLRTLPEVHHRKLMKTEWGFVQQNPRDGLRMTVTAGANIGERLLDVGERHYGNIRSEAIEWLSQVEIPHSRMDDLPSTFSGGMQQRLQLARILVTQPRLVLMDEPTGGLDVSVQAKLLDLMRSLVRTLHLSVILVTHDIGVVRLLAHRLMVMQNGQVVETGLTDQVLDDPHHPYTQQLVSATLMP; this is encoded by the coding sequence ATGCAGCCACTATTAACTATCGATAACCTCAGCAAAACCTACAATTCAATTTGTGCCTGCGATCGCATTTCCTTTGATCTTTACCCTGGCCAAGTTCTAGGCATCATTGGCGAATCTGGCTCCGGAAAAAGTACGTTACTAAATGCCATTGCTGGTCATATTTCAGTAGATGCGGGGGAGATTGTTTATTGCGATCGCAGCGGTCAACCCATTAACCTGCGCACTCTGCCGGAAGTTCATCACCGCAAGCTGATGAAAACCGAATGGGGTTTTGTGCAGCAAAATCCCCGCGATGGGCTGCGCATGACCGTCACTGCCGGAGCCAATATCGGTGAGCGTTTGCTCGATGTGGGAGAACGCCACTACGGCAATATTCGCTCCGAGGCCATCGAGTGGCTGAGCCAGGTAGAAATTCCCCACAGCCGCATGGATGACTTGCCAAGTACCTTTTCTGGTGGTATGCAGCAGCGACTTCAGCTCGCCCGCATTCTGGTGACGCAGCCGAGGCTAGTGCTGATGGATGAGCCAACAGGCGGGTTAGACGTTTCCGTGCAAGCCAAACTACTGGATTTGATGCGATCGCTGGTCCGCACGCTCCATCTCAGCGTCATCTTGGTGACCCACGATATCGGTGTGGTCAGGCTTTTAGCCCATCGGCTGATGGTGATGCAAAACGGTCAGGTGGTCGAAACCGGGCTGAC